One window of the Populus nigra chromosome 4, ddPopNigr1.1, whole genome shotgun sequence genome contains the following:
- the LOC133692871 gene encoding transcription factor UPBEAT1-like: protein MGVSAGEHPLLASLKGMVQGNEETMDHMPNEALWNKVLEAQTKRRCPLKRQKNGRHARSKRPGRILMKRRARAEGSTIRAGYGIERRVRTLKKLIPNSESMGLDGLFRETADYILSLQMRVKVMQIMVKVLTGSDDEC from the coding sequence ATGGGAGTTTCAGCAGGTGAGCATCCTCTTCTTGCTTCTTTGAAGGGTATGGTCCAAGGAAATGAAGAGACGATGGATCATATGCCAAATGAAGCTTTGTGGAACAAGGTCTTGGAAGCACAAACCAAGAGAAGATGCCCACtgaagagacaaaaaaatgGGCGGCATGCCAGGAGCAAGAGACCTGGAAGGATCTTGATGAAGAGAAGAGCTCGTGCAGAAGGTTCTACTATAAGGGCAGGATATGGCATCGAGAGAAGAGTTAGAACCCTGAAGAAACTCATTCCTAATAGTGAATCCATGGGATTGGATGGGCTTTTCAGAGAGACAGCTGATTATATTTTGTCTTTGCAAATGAGAGTGAAAGTCATGCAGATAATGGTTAAGGTTTTAACAGGTTCGGATGATGAGTGTTAA